A portion of the Lolium rigidum isolate FL_2022 chromosome 1, APGP_CSIRO_Lrig_0.1, whole genome shotgun sequence genome contains these proteins:
- the LOC124682683 gene encoding Werner Syndrome-like exonuclease, with the protein MTTARYNVRFGSAVIDTTVTSDNAAADEWVRSVRASNADGRGLIVGLDCEWKPNYHSWTTSKVAILQLCVGNTCLVLQMFYASRVPAAIRAFLGDPTVRCVGIGVGEDVAKLADDYGLVCAAPVDLEARCNRHLGIGGGLGRTRLGLKGYAREVLGLTMEKPRHVTMSNWEKRQLDVAQVQYACIDAYVSYKLGERLLDN; encoded by the coding sequence ATGACCACGGCAAGGTACAACGTCCGCTTCGGCTCCGCCGTGATCGACACCACGGTCACCAGCGACAACGCGGCTGCCGACGAGTGGGTCCGCAGCGTGCGGGCCTCCAACGCCGACGGCCGCGGCCTCATCGTGGGGCTCGACTGCGAGTGGAAGCCCAACTACCACTCGTGGACGACCTCGAAGGTGGCCATCCTCCAGCTCTGCGTCGGCAACACCTGCCTCGTCCTCCAGATGTTCTACGCCAGCCGCGTCCCCGCGGCCATCAGGGCCTTCCTCGGCGACCCCACGGTGCGGTGCGTCGGCATCGGCGTCGGTGAGGACGTTGCCAAGCTCGCGGACGACTACGGCCTCGTCTGCGCGGCGCCCGTAGACCTGGAGGCCCGCTGCAACCGGCAcctcggcatcggcggcggcctCGGCAGGACCAGGCTGGGGCTCAAGGGCTACGCCAGGGAGGTGCTTGGGCTCACCATGGAGAAGCCGCGCCACGTCACCATGAGCAACTGGGAGAAGCGCCAGCTTGACGTGGCGCAGGTGCAGTACGCTTGCATCGACGCCTACGTCTCCTACAAGCTGGGCGAGCGTCTCCTCGACAACTGA